In Methylobacterium aquaticum, the following are encoded in one genomic region:
- a CDS encoding acetyl-CoA carboxylase carboxyltransferase subunit alpha — protein MRSYLDFEKPVAELEAKLEELKALGDRDGAVAISEDVARLEAKAAAALAELYAGLTPWQKTQVARHPQRPHFVDYCAGLIEEFQPLAGDRVFGEDEAVVGGFGRFRGRPVCVIGQEKGANTEARIRHNFGMAKPEGYRKAVRLMGLAGRFGLPVLTFVDTAGAYPGIEAEERGQAEAIARSTEACLGLPTPNVTVVIGEGGSGGAIALATANTVLMLEHSIYSVISPEGAASILWRDAGRAQDAATAMKITAQDLLRLGVIDGIIPEPTGGAHRDGEAAIRAAGDAIAAALEPLSALDAETLRDRRAQKFLEIGRSL, from the coding sequence ATGCGCTCCTACCTCGACTTCGAAAAGCCCGTGGCCGAGCTCGAGGCGAAGCTTGAGGAGCTGAAGGCCCTCGGCGACCGCGACGGCGCGGTGGCGATCAGCGAGGACGTGGCGCGGTTGGAGGCCAAGGCCGCGGCGGCGCTCGCCGAGCTCTATGCCGGCCTCACCCCGTGGCAGAAGACGCAGGTGGCCCGCCATCCCCAGCGGCCGCACTTCGTCGATTACTGCGCCGGGCTGATCGAGGAGTTCCAGCCGCTCGCCGGCGACCGCGTCTTCGGCGAGGACGAGGCGGTGGTCGGCGGCTTCGGCCGCTTCCGCGGCCGGCCGGTCTGCGTCATCGGCCAGGAGAAGGGCGCCAACACCGAGGCCCGCATCCGGCACAATTTCGGCATGGCCAAGCCCGAGGGCTACCGCAAGGCGGTGCGCCTGATGGGGCTCGCCGGCCGCTTCGGCCTGCCGGTCCTCACCTTCGTCGACACGGCCGGCGCCTATCCGGGCATCGAGGCGGAGGAGCGCGGGCAGGCCGAGGCCATCGCCCGCTCGACGGAAGCCTGCCTCGGCCTGCCGACCCCGAACGTCACGGTGGTGATCGGCGAGGGCGGCTCGGGCGGCGCCATCGCGCTCGCCACCGCCAACACCGTGCTGATGCTGGAGCATTCGATCTACAGCGTGATCTCGCCGGAGGGCGCCGCCTCGATCCTGTGGCGCGATGCCGGCCGGGCCCAGGACGCCGCCACCGCGATGAAGATCACCGCCCAGGACCTGCTGCGCCTCGGCGTGATCGACGGCATCATCCCCGAGCCCACCGGCGGCGCCCACCGCGACGGCGAGGCCGCCATCCGGGCCGCCGGCGACGCGATCGCGGCTGCCCTGGAGCCGCTCTCGGCCCTCGACGCCGAGACCTTGCGCGACCGCCGGGCGCAGAAGTTCCTGGAGATCGGCCGGAGCCTGTGA
- a CDS encoding L,D-transpeptidase family protein, giving the protein MAMRPVLAASGLVVALSLGACQDAGFSAAGSARAREPIPQKTVALMATKNMSPRDPILIRAFKKESEMEVWKRGTDGQYALLKTFPICRWSGQLGPKVREGDRQAPEGFYPIAMGQMNPNSSYYLSFDTGYPNAFDRANGRTGSYLMVHGTCSSAGCFAMTDEAIAEIYAIAREAFAGGQRAFQFQSYPFRMTAQNLAKFRNDPNIGFWRNLKEGSDYFETLHEEPRVGVCGTRYVFGGSDAAAGACNPKVDPLVVAKRQKDEVEVAELVAKGTAATRLVYQDGGQHPFFRETAPSTQLFAEQAQPRPNMGIVSRPEALAAAPEEITIEPKVKPVLLAKMDPKFDPKHEKGKHGAVKPTALAFAAPATTPAPIPTREAAQAAAPAAPITVASADGDPAAYRKLLGNLFGGAPAAPPVAPAALPAADTTTLAAISPAAPLPKKVTARFHPAAHTASVKVDGLNPAAATKADGKPADAKHAAETKPAAKPAEKAPEAGKRTEAPNRNRVAASQPAN; this is encoded by the coding sequence CTGGCGATGCGTCCGGTGCTGGCGGCGAGCGGGCTCGTCGTCGCCCTGTCCCTCGGGGCGTGCCAGGATGCCGGGTTCTCGGCCGCCGGCTCGGCCCGGGCCCGCGAGCCGATCCCGCAAAAGACCGTCGCCCTGATGGCGACGAAGAACATGTCGCCCCGCGACCCGATCCTGATCCGCGCCTTCAAGAAGGAATCGGAGATGGAGGTCTGGAAGCGCGGCACCGACGGCCAGTACGCGCTGCTCAAGACCTTCCCGATCTGCCGGTGGTCGGGCCAGCTCGGGCCGAAGGTGCGCGAGGGCGACCGGCAGGCGCCGGAGGGGTTCTATCCCATCGCCATGGGTCAGATGAACCCGAACTCGTCCTACTACCTGTCCTTCGATACCGGCTATCCCAACGCCTTCGACCGCGCCAACGGCCGCACCGGCAGCTACCTGATGGTGCACGGCACCTGCTCGTCCGCCGGCTGCTTCGCGATGACCGACGAGGCGATCGCCGAGATCTACGCCATCGCCCGCGAGGCCTTCGCCGGCGGGCAGCGGGCGTTCCAGTTCCAGTCCTATCCGTTCCGGATGACGGCGCAGAACCTCGCCAAGTTCCGCAACGACCCGAATATCGGCTTCTGGCGCAACCTGAAGGAGGGCTCGGACTATTTCGAGACCCTGCACGAGGAGCCGCGGGTCGGCGTCTGCGGCACGCGCTACGTGTTCGGCGGCTCGGACGCGGCGGCGGGCGCCTGCAACCCGAAGGTCGATCCCCTCGTCGTCGCCAAGCGCCAGAAGGACGAGGTCGAGGTGGCCGAGCTCGTCGCCAAGGGCACGGCGGCAACCCGCCTCGTCTACCAGGATGGCGGCCAGCACCCGTTCTTCCGCGAGACCGCGCCGAGCACCCAGCTCTTCGCCGAGCAGGCCCAGCCGCGGCCGAACATGGGCATCGTGAGCCGGCCCGAGGCCCTGGCGGCGGCGCCCGAGGAGATCACGATCGAGCCGAAGGTGAAGCCGGTCCTGCTCGCCAAGATGGACCCGAAGTTCGATCCCAAGCACGAGAAGGGGAAGCACGGGGCGGTGAAGCCGACCGCGCTCGCCTTCGCGGCCCCGGCGACGACCCCGGCCCCGATCCCGACCCGCGAGGCCGCGCAGGCCGCGGCCCCGGCGGCACCGATCACCGTGGCGAGCGCCGACGGCGACCCCGCGGCCTATCGCAAGCTGCTGGGCAACCTGTTCGGCGGCGCTCCGGCGGCGCCCCCGGTCGCCCCTGCCGCCCTGCCGGCGGCTGACACGACCACGCTCGCGGCGATCTCGCCGGCCGCGCCGCTGCCGAAGAAGGTCACCGCCCGGTTCCACCCGGCCGCCCACACGGCGTCCGTGAAGGTCGACGGGCTCAACCCTGCAGCCGCGACGAAGGCCGACGGCAAGCCCGCCGACGCCAAGCATGCGGCCGAGACGAAGCCCGCCGCCAAGCCGGCGGAGAAGGCGCCCGAGGCCGGCAAGCGCACCGAGGCGCCGAACCGCAACCGCGTCGCCGCCTCGCAGCCGGCGAACTGA
- the rpsF gene encoding 30S ribosomal protein S6, which produces MALYEHVFLARQDVTSQQVETMIETYKSVIEQNGGKVEKTEMWGVKSLAYRIRKNRKAHFTLLNIDAPPAALAEMERQMRISEDVLRFMTVRVEELESEPSAMMQKRDRDERKDRERGRRRDDDGFGGGFGGGDRPERGDRPERAERADRPERNTNEEQ; this is translated from the coding sequence ATGGCTCTCTACGAGCATGTGTTCCTGGCTCGCCAGGACGTGACCTCGCAGCAGGTCGAAACGATGATCGAGACCTACAAGTCCGTCATCGAGCAGAACGGCGGCAAGGTCGAGAAGACCGAGATGTGGGGCGTGAAGTCTCTCGCCTACCGCATCCGGAAGAACCGCAAGGCGCATTTCACCCTCCTGAACATCGACGCTCCCCCGGCGGCCCTCGCCGAGATGGAGCGCCAGATGCGCATCTCCGAGGACGTGCTGCGCTTCATGACCGTGCGCGTCGAGGAGCTCGAGTCCGAGCCGTCCGCGATGATGCAGAAGCGCGACCGCGACGAGCGCAAGGACCGCGAGCGCGGCCGTCGCCGCGACGACGACGGCTTCGGCGGCGGCTTCGGCGGCGGTGACCGCCCCGAGCGCGGCGACCGTCCGGAGCGCGCCGAGCGCGCCGACCGGCCCGAGCGCAACACGAACGAGGAGCAGTAA
- a CDS encoding IS110 family transposase translates to MTQPATSPTRFIGADVGKAEIVLHDSRGNARHTIPNKPKDLAAFAAKADLDATCLVICEATGGYEDALLAALLAVGCPAHRADARKVKAFIHSYGTLAKTDALDAKALAAYGRERHTSLARWQAPDPDQENLQSLVLTRADFVAQRTANRNRLAAPGSGPVQAYLETLITALSEQIEAIEEAMAETLRKAAALSRAKKALTSIKGIGDTSAIILLALMPELGRIDRRQATSLAGLAPHPNQSGTTERYRRTKGGRPEIKQALFLPALTATRFNPVLKDTYQRLIAAGKKPIVAIVAIMRRLLVIANARLRDAYAEEQKIALATEAN, encoded by the coding sequence ATGACCCAACCCGCCACCTCACCCACCCGCTTCATCGGAGCCGATGTCGGCAAAGCCGAGATCGTCCTCCACGACAGCCGCGGCAACGCTCGTCACACCATCCCCAACAAGCCCAAGGACCTCGCCGCCTTCGCCGCCAAAGCGGACCTCGATGCGACCTGCCTCGTCATCTGCGAAGCCACCGGCGGCTACGAGGATGCTCTGCTGGCCGCTCTCCTCGCCGTCGGATGCCCCGCCCACCGCGCCGACGCCCGCAAGGTCAAGGCGTTCATCCACTCCTACGGCACCCTCGCCAAGACCGACGCCCTCGACGCCAAGGCCCTGGCGGCTTACGGCCGGGAGCGCCACACCTCCCTGGCCCGCTGGCAAGCCCCTGATCCCGATCAGGAAAACCTCCAGAGCCTGGTGCTCACCCGCGCCGACTTCGTGGCTCAGCGCACCGCCAACCGCAATCGTCTGGCCGCGCCGGGATCTGGACCCGTCCAGGCTTATCTGGAAACCCTCATCACCGCCCTGTCCGAGCAGATCGAGGCGATCGAGGAGGCGATGGCCGAGACCCTGCGCAAGGCCGCCGCGCTCAGCCGGGCCAAGAAGGCGCTGACCTCGATCAAGGGCATCGGCGACACCTCTGCCATCATCCTGCTCGCCCTGATGCCCGAGCTCGGCCGTATCGACCGGCGCCAGGCGACGTCCCTGGCCGGACTCGCCCCGCATCCCAACCAGAGCGGGACCACCGAGCGCTACCGACGCACAAAGGGCGGACGGCCCGAGATCAAGCAGGCTCTGTTCCTCCCCGCCCTGACCGCTACCCGCTTCAACCCCGTGCTCAAAGACACCTACCAGCGCCTCATCGCAGCGGGCAAAAAGCCCATCGTGGCGATCGTCGCCATCATGCGACGCCTCCTCGTCATCGCCAACGCACGCCTGCGCGATGCCTACGCCGAGGAGCAAAAAATCGCGCTCGCAACCGAAGCCAACTGA
- the rpsR gene encoding 30S ribosomal protein S18, which translates to MAFGAGGGGGRRPFFRRRKTCPFSGPNAPKIDFKDVKLLSRYVSERGKIVPSRITAVSAKKQRELAQAIKRARFLGFLPYVIR; encoded by the coding sequence ATGGCTTTCGGTGCTGGTGGCGGCGGTGGCCGTCGTCCGTTCTTCCGTCGGCGCAAGACCTGCCCGTTCTCGGGCCCCAACGCCCCGAAGATCGACTTCAAGGACGTCAAGCTGCTCTCGCGCTACGTCTCCGAGCGCGGCAAGATCGTGCCCTCGCGCATCACCGCGGTGTCGGCCAAGAAGCAGCGCGAGCTCGCCCAGGCGATCAAGCGCGCCCGCTTCCTGGGCTTCCTGCCCTACGTGATCCGCTAA